A genome region from Sphaerisporangium krabiense includes the following:
- the ligD gene encoding non-homologous end-joining DNA ligase: protein MASPFIELNVGDRVIKVTNPDKIYFPEIGATKRELVEYYLSVGDGALRALRDRPTYLKRHPDGVATEAIYQKRIPPKHPDWLQTVKIRFPSGRSADALRVTELAAIAYCANLATIDFHPWPTRADDVEHPDELRIDIDPQPGTGFDEARVTAFAVRDVLDELGMRGFPKTSGTRGIHINVRIERRWSFTEVRQSAIALAREVERRRPDLATTAWWKEERGEKVFIDYNQNARDRTIASAYSVRARPHAPVSTPVTWEELADVDPRDFDIRTVPPRFARLGDVHGEIDDRAFTIEPLLEWYAKDERGDMPYPPNYPKMPGEPPRVQPSRARPQAEDAG from the coding sequence ATGGCGTCGCCGTTCATCGAGCTCAATGTCGGGGACCGGGTCATCAAGGTCACGAACCCGGACAAGATCTATTTCCCCGAGATCGGGGCGACCAAGCGCGAGCTGGTCGAGTACTACCTGTCCGTGGGCGACGGCGCGCTGCGCGCCCTCAGAGACCGGCCCACCTACCTCAAGCGCCACCCGGACGGCGTCGCCACCGAGGCGATCTACCAGAAGCGCATCCCCCCGAAACACCCCGACTGGCTCCAGACCGTCAAGATCCGCTTCCCGAGCGGCCGCTCGGCCGACGCCCTGCGGGTCACCGAGCTGGCCGCGATCGCCTACTGCGCCAACCTGGCCACGATCGACTTCCACCCCTGGCCCACCCGCGCCGACGACGTCGAGCATCCCGACGAGCTGCGCATCGACATCGACCCCCAGCCCGGCACCGGCTTCGACGAGGCCCGCGTCACCGCGTTCGCCGTCCGCGACGTCCTCGACGAGCTCGGCATGCGCGGCTTTCCCAAGACCTCCGGCACCCGCGGCATCCACATCAACGTGCGCATCGAGCGCCGCTGGTCGTTCACCGAGGTCCGCCAGAGCGCCATCGCCCTGGCCCGCGAGGTCGAGCGTCGCCGCCCCGACCTCGCCACCACCGCCTGGTGGAAGGAGGAACGCGGCGAGAAGGTCTTCATCGACTACAACCAGAACGCCCGCGACCGCACCATCGCCAGCGCCTACTCCGTGCGCGCCCGCCCGCACGCCCCCGTCTCCACCCCGGTGACCTGGGAGGAGCTGGCCGACGTCGACCCGCGCGACTTCGACATCCGCACGGTGCCGCCGCGCTTCGCCCGGCTCGGCGACGTCCACGGAGAGATCGACGACCGCGCCTTCACGATCGAGCCGCTGCTGGAGTGGTACGCCAAGGACGAGCGCGGCGACATGCCGTACCCGCCCAACTACCCCAAGATGCCCGGCGAGCCGCCGCGCGTACAGCCCTCACGGGCCCGTCCCCAGGCGGAGGACGCCGGCTGA
- the hemG gene encoding protoporphyrinogen oxidase: MEGTRRHVVIVGGGIAGLAAAWHLRQEGDGLAVTVLDGAPRIGGKLRVSEIAGVPVDEGAEAMLARRPEGRELARAAGLGDELVHPASVGAAVWSRGALRAMPKGQVMGVPADLGELARSGILSPAGLARVPADQILPATLITSDVSVAAYIRARMGGEVVDRLVEPLLGGVYAGRSESLSLDATMPHVAAVARTERSLLKGARAIVGDAPKDAGPVFTTLKGGLGGLPEAVARASGAEIRTGVMVRELRRTAEGWRLVTGPTRAPETIEADAVVVAVPAPAAGRLLASDVPKAAAELSRVEYASMAIVTLAYPRAAFPEPPSGSGYLVPPVEGRPVKAVTFSTVKWPHLAEADPGVLVLRCSIGRLGEEFMLQRDDDELVALAMNEMAEIMGVRGLPLDTRVTRWGGALPQYEVGHLDRVARVRAAVAVQPGLAVCGAAYDGLGVPACVASARAAAASVLAYFADHHDERTGRRPRHRDQIKPAPGPH, from the coding sequence ATGGAAGGCACTCGGCGGCACGTCGTGATCGTGGGCGGGGGAATCGCGGGTCTGGCGGCGGCGTGGCATCTGCGCCAGGAGGGCGACGGCCTCGCCGTCACCGTCCTCGACGGCGCCCCGCGGATCGGCGGCAAGCTCCGCGTCTCCGAGATCGCGGGCGTCCCCGTCGACGAGGGAGCCGAGGCCATGCTCGCCCGCCGCCCCGAGGGCCGCGAGCTCGCCCGCGCCGCCGGGCTGGGCGACGAGCTGGTCCACCCCGCGTCCGTCGGCGCCGCCGTCTGGAGCAGGGGCGCGCTGCGCGCCATGCCGAAGGGCCAGGTCATGGGCGTCCCCGCCGACCTCGGTGAGCTGGCCCGCTCGGGCATCCTCTCCCCGGCCGGCCTCGCCCGCGTCCCCGCCGACCAGATCCTCCCGGCCACGCTCATCACCTCCGACGTCTCCGTGGCCGCCTACATCCGGGCCCGCATGGGCGGCGAGGTCGTCGACCGCCTGGTCGAGCCGCTGCTCGGCGGCGTGTACGCGGGCCGCTCCGAGTCCCTCTCACTGGACGCGACCATGCCGCACGTCGCGGCCGTGGCCCGCACCGAGCGATCCCTGCTGAAGGGCGCCCGCGCCATCGTCGGCGACGCGCCCAAGGACGCCGGTCCGGTCTTCACGACGCTCAAGGGGGGCCTCGGCGGCCTGCCCGAGGCCGTCGCCCGCGCCTCGGGCGCCGAGATCAGGACCGGCGTCATGGTGCGCGAGCTGCGGCGCACGGCCGAGGGCTGGCGCCTGGTGACCGGCCCTACCAGGGCGCCCGAGACGATCGAGGCCGACGCCGTGGTGGTCGCGGTCCCGGCGCCCGCCGCGGGCCGGCTGCTCGCCTCCGACGTCCCCAAGGCCGCCGCCGAGCTCTCCCGCGTCGAGTACGCCAGCATGGCGATCGTCACCCTGGCCTACCCGCGCGCCGCGTTCCCCGAGCCGCCCTCCGGCAGCGGCTACCTGGTGCCGCCGGTCGAGGGCCGTCCCGTCAAGGCCGTCACGTTCAGCACGGTCAAGTGGCCTCATCTCGCCGAGGCCGATCCCGGCGTGCTGGTCCTGCGCTGCTCGATCGGCCGCCTCGGCGAGGAGTTCATGCTCCAGCGCGACGACGACGAGCTGGTGGCGCTCGCGATGAACGAGATGGCCGAGATCATGGGCGTGCGCGGCCTTCCCCTCGACACCCGGGTCACCCGATGGGGCGGCGCCCTGCCGCAGTACGAGGTCGGCCACCTGGACCGGGTGGCCCGCGTCCGGGCGGCCGTCGCGGTCCAGCCGGGCCTGGCCGTCTGCGGGGCCGCCTACGACGGCCTCGGGGTCCCCGCCTGCGTCGCCTCGGCCCGCGCCGCGGCGGCGAGCGTCCTCGCCTACTTCGCCGACCACCACGACGAACGAACCGGGCGCCGGCCGCGACACCGGGACCAGATCAAGCCCGCCCCCGGCCCCCACTGA
- the hemE gene encoding uroporphyrinogen decarboxylase, with protein MNPETDESAFIRACRRLPVPHTPVWYMRQAGRSLPEYRAVRADVPMLTACATPDLIVEITMQPVRRYGVDAAIFFSDIVVPLKAIGVDLDIKPGVGPVIADPIRDRQGLAALRPLEPGDVPYVTEAVQALAKELGPIPLIGFAGAPFTLASYLIEGGPSKNHDHTKAMMYGEPELWHALMERLTDITVAHLRVQADAGASALQLFDSWVGAVAPGDYREFVLPYTSRIFASLADLDVPRIHFGVGTGELLGLLGEAGADVVGVDWRVPLQEAAVRVGPGKALQGNLDPAVLLAPWEAIERRAREVLAGGRAAEGHVFNLGHGVLPNTDPDRLARLTDLVHESTAR; from the coding sequence GTGAATCCCGAGACCGACGAGTCAGCCTTCATCCGCGCCTGCCGGCGACTGCCCGTGCCGCACACCCCCGTCTGGTACATGCGGCAGGCGGGCCGGTCGCTTCCCGAATACCGCGCGGTCCGCGCCGACGTGCCGATGCTCACCGCGTGCGCGACGCCGGACCTGATCGTGGAGATCACGATGCAGCCCGTGCGCAGGTACGGCGTGGACGCGGCGATCTTCTTCAGCGACATCGTCGTGCCGCTCAAGGCCATCGGGGTCGACCTGGACATCAAGCCCGGCGTGGGCCCGGTCATCGCCGATCCGATCCGCGACCGCCAGGGGCTCGCCGCGCTGCGCCCCCTGGAGCCCGGCGACGTCCCCTACGTCACCGAGGCCGTCCAGGCGCTCGCCAAGGAGCTCGGGCCCATCCCCCTGATCGGCTTCGCGGGCGCGCCGTTCACGCTGGCGTCCTACCTCATCGAGGGCGGGCCGTCCAAGAACCACGACCACACCAAGGCCATGATGTACGGCGAGCCGGAGCTGTGGCACGCGCTCATGGAGCGCCTCACCGACATCACGGTGGCCCACCTGCGCGTGCAGGCCGACGCCGGAGCCTCGGCGCTCCAGCTCTTCGACTCCTGGGTCGGCGCGGTCGCGCCCGGCGACTACCGCGAGTTCGTCCTGCCCTACACCAGCCGCATCTTCGCGAGCCTCGCCGACCTCGACGTCCCGCGCATCCACTTCGGCGTCGGCACCGGCGAACTGCTCGGGCTGCTCGGCGAGGCCGGCGCCGACGTCGTCGGCGTCGACTGGCGCGTGCCCCTCCAGGAGGCCGCCGTGCGCGTCGGCCCCGGCAAGGCGCTGCAGGGCAACCTCGACCCCGCCGTGCTGCTCGCCCCGTGGGAGGCCATCGAGCGCCGGGCCCGCGAGGTCCTGGCCGGCGGGCGCGCGGCCGAGGGGCACGTGTTCAACCTCGGCCACGGCGTGCTGCCGAACACCGACCCCGACCGGCTCGCCCGCCTCACCGACCTCGTCCACGAGTCCACCGCCCGCTGA
- a CDS encoding DUF4349 domain-containing protein, which yields MSRLRCRTALPAAFVVAGLLLSGCGGGDRGSIATSDRAPAGAPVPAVQVESADQSGGSGEAARREPAAGRTKAATGTGPGVEIAGPTRTIVYTGEMTVRAKDVTAAAENAKRIVTAAGGRLDSEESSSSGRHGDATLVFKIPPDAYQRVVAQLGKDLGERESLRQTTEDVTEQVADVESRLKSAQASLGQLRTLLGKAKTIGEVLSVEREISSREADLESLQARQKALAAQTAAATLTLRLIGPAAVVTEPEPEDQGFLSGLRDGWRAMVNSAKVALMVLGALLPWLVVLAALWFAVVLVRRPSRRRAAASARGGEDDGASPDQREQAAAGPDTGVPAP from the coding sequence ATGAGCAGATTACGGTGCCGCACGGCGCTGCCGGCGGCCTTCGTGGTGGCCGGCCTCCTGCTGTCGGGCTGCGGCGGCGGCGACCGCGGCTCCATCGCCACCAGCGACCGGGCTCCGGCCGGGGCGCCGGTGCCCGCGGTCCAGGTCGAGAGCGCCGACCAGAGCGGAGGCTCGGGAGAGGCCGCCCGGCGCGAGCCCGCGGCCGGGCGGACGAAGGCCGCCACCGGGACCGGCCCCGGCGTGGAGATCGCCGGGCCCACGCGGACGATCGTCTACACGGGCGAGATGACGGTCCGCGCCAAGGACGTCACCGCGGCCGCCGAGAACGCCAAGCGGATCGTCACCGCCGCGGGCGGGCGCCTGGACAGCGAGGAGTCGTCCTCGTCCGGACGGCACGGGGACGCGACGCTGGTCTTCAAGATCCCCCCGGACGCGTACCAGCGCGTCGTCGCCCAGCTCGGCAAGGACCTCGGCGAGCGCGAGTCGCTGCGCCAGACCACCGAGGACGTGACCGAGCAGGTCGCCGACGTCGAGAGCCGGCTGAAGTCGGCGCAGGCGTCCCTGGGTCAGCTCCGCACGCTGCTCGGCAAGGCCAAGACCATCGGAGAGGTCCTGTCGGTCGAGCGCGAGATCTCCTCCCGCGAGGCCGACCTCGAGTCGCTGCAGGCCCGCCAGAAGGCCCTGGCCGCGCAGACGGCCGCCGCCACGCTGACGTTGCGCCTCATCGGGCCCGCCGCCGTGGTCACCGAGCCGGAGCCGGAGGACCAGGGCTTCCTGAGCGGGCTGCGGGACGGCTGGCGCGCCATGGTGAACAGCGCGAAGGTGGCGCTGATGGTGCTGGGCGCGCTGCTCCCCTGGCTCGTCGTGCTGGCGGCGCTGTGGTTCGCGGTCGTGCTCGTGCGACGGCCCTCCAGGCGTCGCGCGGCGGCGTCCGCACGCGGCGGCGAGGACGACGGCGCTTCCCCTGACCAGCGCGAGCAGGCGGCCGCGGGGCCTGACACCGGGGTGCCCGCCCCGTAG
- the hemQ gene encoding hydrogen peroxide-dependent heme synthase, translated as MRSVTESSPRPKARDLNQVIRYTMWSVFRARDPLQGDRQQLAHEVEAVFTQAAEKDVVTRGAYEVAGFRADADYMFWWHASTPEDLQEVYGRFRRTTVGRAGEPVWSVMALHRPAEFNKSHIPAFLAEEEPRGYVCVYPFVRSLEWYLLEDSERRAMLAEHGKMARDYPDVRANTVSSFALNDFEWILAFEADELHRIVDLMRHLRGATARRHTRLEIPFYTGTRKPLEELLAALP; from the coding sequence GTGCGTTCAGTGACGGAGAGCAGTCCGCGGCCGAAGGCCCGCGATCTCAACCAGGTCATCCGCTACACCATGTGGTCGGTCTTCCGGGCGCGCGATCCTCTGCAGGGCGACCGGCAGCAGTTGGCGCACGAGGTCGAGGCCGTGTTCACGCAGGCCGCGGAGAAGGACGTCGTGACCCGCGGCGCGTACGAGGTGGCGGGTTTCCGGGCCGACGCCGACTACATGTTCTGGTGGCACGCCTCGACACCGGAGGATCTCCAGGAGGTCTACGGCCGCTTCCGGCGCACCACCGTCGGCCGCGCCGGCGAGCCGGTGTGGTCGGTCATGGCGCTGCACCGCCCGGCGGAGTTCAACAAGTCGCACATCCCGGCGTTCCTGGCCGAGGAGGAGCCGCGCGGCTACGTCTGCGTCTACCCCTTCGTGCGCTCCCTGGAGTGGTACCTCCTGGAGGACTCCGAGCGCCGGGCCATGCTCGCCGAGCACGGCAAGATGGCGCGCGACTACCCCGACGTGCGGGCCAACACGGTGTCGTCGTTCGCGCTCAACGACTTCGAGTGGATCCTCGCCTTCGAGGCCGACGAGCTGCACCGCATCGTGGACCTGATGCGCCACCTGCGCGGGGCCACGGCCCGCAGGCACACCCGGCTGGAGATTCCCTTCTACACCGGCACGCGCAAGCCGCTGGAGGAGCTGCTGGCCGCGCTGCCGTAG
- the msrB gene encoding peptide-methionine (R)-S-oxide reductase MsrB has product MEKVVKSDAEWRVQLSPEEFHVLREAGTERAFTGEYVDTKVEGVYSCRACGAELFRSDGKFESHCGWPSFFEPSKSEAVTLVEDRSHGMVRVEVRCARCDSHLGHVFHGEGYPTPTDDRYCINSISLRLEPAG; this is encoded by the coding sequence ATGGAAAAGGTGGTCAAGAGCGACGCCGAGTGGCGCGTCCAGCTGTCCCCCGAAGAGTTCCACGTGCTGCGCGAGGCGGGCACCGAGCGCGCGTTCACGGGCGAGTACGTCGACACCAAGGTCGAGGGCGTCTACTCCTGCCGCGCCTGCGGCGCCGAGCTGTTCCGCTCCGACGGCAAGTTCGAGTCCCACTGCGGGTGGCCCTCGTTCTTCGAGCCGTCGAAGTCGGAGGCGGTGACGCTGGTCGAGGACCGCTCGCACGGCATGGTGCGGGTCGAGGTGCGCTGCGCCCGCTGCGACTCCCATCTCGGGCACGTCTTCCACGGCGAGGGGTACCCGACGCCCACCGACGACCGGTACTGCATCAACTCGATCTCCCTGCGCCTCGAACCGGCCGGCTGA
- a CDS encoding HRDC domain-containing protein, which yields MTDDEIIPASEVVPLLEPREGIPPVIEDAAALAAAVRAFAGGTGPVAVDAERASGYRYSGRAYLVQLRRAGAGSVLIDPISCPDLSELDAALAGAEIVLHAATQDLACLAELGFVPRALFDTELAGRLLGYERVGLGTMVENVLGLRLEKGHSAADWSQRPLPEDWLRYAVLDVEVLVELRDKLHEELAADGKLAWAQEEFAAILATPPSPPRTDPWRRTSGIHRVRNLRGLAVVRELWTLRDELARTADLAPGRVLPDSAIVAAALEQPRTTKALTEIAPFTGRSARRHLREWLNAVGRARALPESQLPQPTGPGDGPPPANRWADRDPAAAKRLAAARAAVAALADAHHMPTENLLQPETIRRLTWEPPADLGDEGVSARLRELGAREWQIALTAHPLSKALVRLVVKGGLDEPPATPLTG from the coding sequence GTGACCGACGACGAAATCATCCCCGCATCCGAGGTAGTGCCGCTTCTGGAACCCCGTGAGGGCATCCCGCCGGTCATCGAGGACGCCGCCGCGCTCGCGGCGGCCGTCCGCGCGTTCGCGGGCGGCACCGGACCGGTGGCCGTGGACGCCGAGCGCGCCTCGGGCTACCGCTACAGCGGCCGGGCCTACCTGGTGCAGCTACGCCGCGCCGGGGCGGGCAGCGTGCTCATCGACCCGATCTCCTGCCCCGACCTGTCCGAACTCGACGCGGCACTCGCCGGCGCCGAGATCGTCCTGCACGCCGCCACGCAGGACCTGGCCTGCCTGGCCGAGCTGGGCTTCGTCCCGCGCGCCCTCTTCGACACCGAGCTGGCCGGGCGCCTGCTCGGCTACGAGCGGGTGGGCCTCGGCACGATGGTCGAGAACGTCCTCGGCCTGCGCCTGGAGAAGGGGCACTCGGCCGCCGACTGGTCGCAGCGCCCCCTGCCCGAGGACTGGCTCCGCTACGCCGTGCTCGACGTCGAGGTGCTCGTCGAGCTGCGCGACAAGCTCCACGAGGAGCTGGCCGCCGACGGCAAGCTGGCCTGGGCCCAGGAGGAGTTCGCCGCGATCCTGGCCACTCCCCCCTCGCCGCCGCGCACCGACCCCTGGCGGCGGACGTCCGGCATCCACCGGGTGCGCAACCTGCGCGGGCTGGCCGTGGTGCGCGAGCTGTGGACGTTGCGCGACGAGCTGGCCCGCACCGCCGACCTCGCCCCCGGCCGCGTGCTGCCGGACTCGGCGATCGTCGCCGCCGCCCTGGAGCAGCCGCGCACGACCAAGGCGCTGACCGAGATCGCGCCGTTCACCGGGCGCAGCGCGCGGCGCCATCTGCGCGAGTGGCTGAACGCCGTCGGACGGGCGCGGGCGCTGCCGGAGTCGCAGCTCCCCCAGCCGACCGGGCCCGGCGACGGCCCGCCGCCCGCCAACCGCTGGGCCGACCGCGACCCGGCCGCGGCCAAGCGCCTGGCCGCGGCCCGCGCCGCGGTGGCCGCGCTCGCCGACGCCCACCACATGCCCACGGAGAACCTGCTCCAGCCGGAGACGATCCGCCGCCTGACCTGGGAGCCGCCGGCCGACCTCGGCGACGAGGGGGTGTCGGCCCGGCTGCGGGAGCTCGGGGCGCGCGAGTGGCAGATCGCGCTGACGGCGCACCCGCTGTCCAAGGCGCTGGTGCGGCTCGTCGTCAAGGGCGGGCTGGACGAGCCTCCGGCGACGCCGCTGACGGGTTAG
- a CDS encoding DUF3000 domain-containing protein, with protein sequence MTIGDAPPAPAAFRRALASLRPAEVRPEIELEDIPAPQRLAPYSGAVGGSVYRGDDELAVGRLIMLFDPDGQRGWDGPFRLVAYVRADMEPEITSDPMLGPVAWSWLTESLESHGAGYAAAGGTVTRAVSEGFGNKAADPITTELELRASWSPLEEDLSAHVAAWCDLMCLAAGIPPLPPDVAALPPRSARREDPEPFRT encoded by the coding sequence ATGACCATCGGTGACGCGCCGCCGGCCCCCGCAGCGTTCAGGCGGGCCCTCGCGAGCCTGCGTCCCGCCGAGGTCAGGCCCGAGATCGAGCTGGAGGACATCCCCGCGCCGCAGCGGCTGGCCCCCTACTCCGGCGCGGTCGGCGGGTCGGTCTACCGCGGCGACGACGAGCTCGCCGTCGGCCGGCTGATCATGCTGTTCGACCCCGACGGCCAGCGCGGCTGGGACGGCCCGTTCCGCCTGGTCGCCTACGTCCGCGCCGACATGGAGCCGGAGATCACCTCCGACCCGATGCTCGGGCCCGTGGCGTGGAGCTGGCTGACCGAGTCCCTCGAGTCCCACGGGGCCGGGTACGCCGCGGCCGGCGGCACCGTGACCCGCGCCGTGTCCGAGGGCTTCGGCAACAAGGCCGCCGATCCGATCACCACCGAGCTGGAGCTGCGCGCGTCGTGGTCCCCCCTGGAGGAGGACCTCTCGGCCCACGTCGCCGCCTGGTGTGACCTGATGTGCCTCGCGGCGGGCATCCCACCCCTGCCACCTGACGTCGCGGCCCTCCCGCCGCGGTCCGCGCGTCGAGAAGACCCGGAGCCCTTCAGGACGTGA
- a CDS encoding LLM class F420-dependent oxidoreductase, with translation MTTWPALGEVGVWRRADEQVTPALASALEELGYGAIWLGGSPGGDLREVDELLAATSTLTVATGIVNIWNDDAAAVGAAYRRIAAAHPGRFLLGVGAGHREATARYAKPYEALTAYLDGLDAAGVPVEGRALAALGPRVLRLAGARSAGAHPYLTTPEHTRQAREILGAGPLLAPEQKVVVSDDPREALAVARQAVAPYLSLSNYVANLRRLGFGDEDLSGGGSDRLIEAVVALGDPSAIKRRVDAHLAAGADHVNIQLVTPPGQDPLDGYRALAEALFRS, from the coding sequence ATGACGACATGGCCCGCGCTCGGCGAGGTGGGGGTGTGGCGGCGCGCCGACGAGCAGGTCACGCCCGCCCTGGCGTCCGCGCTGGAGGAGCTCGGCTACGGCGCGATCTGGCTCGGCGGCTCCCCCGGCGGCGACCTGCGCGAGGTGGACGAGCTGCTCGCGGCGACCTCCACGCTCACCGTCGCCACCGGCATCGTCAACATCTGGAACGACGACGCCGCCGCCGTCGGGGCCGCCTACCGGCGGATCGCCGCCGCCCACCCGGGGCGGTTCCTGCTCGGCGTCGGCGCCGGGCACCGTGAGGCCACCGCGCGCTACGCCAAGCCGTACGAGGCGCTGACCGCCTACCTCGACGGCCTGGACGCGGCCGGGGTGCCGGTGGAGGGCAGGGCGCTGGCCGCGCTCGGGCCGCGGGTGCTGCGGCTGGCGGGCGCGCGGAGCGCCGGGGCCCACCCCTACCTCACCACCCCCGAGCACACGCGGCAGGCCCGCGAGATCCTCGGCGCGGGGCCGCTGCTCGCGCCCGAGCAGAAGGTCGTCGTGTCGGACGACCCGCGGGAGGCGCTGGCGGTCGCCCGGCAGGCCGTGGCGCCGTACCTGAGCCTCTCGAACTACGTGGCCAACCTGCGCAGGCTCGGGTTCGGCGACGAGGACCTGTCGGGCGGGGGCAGTGACCGGCTCATCGAGGCGGTGGTCGCGCTGGGCGACCCGTCCGCGATCAAGCGGCGCGTGGACGCCCACCTCGCCGCGGGCGCCGACCACGTGAACATCCAGCTCGTGACCCCGCCCGGCCAGGACCCCCTGGACGGCTACCGCGCCCTCGCCGAGGCCCTGTTCCGCTCCTGA